ACATATTGAGATTACCTAGAGACAATCTGGTCCGGTTCTTCTGCATATGAGACAGCGAGGATAGAATGCAGCAGATCCCTCTCTTCAATATTTACAGGCGTCACCCTCAACGGATTAGAAACAGGATCAGACCCTATTGGAAGAGCCGACCTTGGAGCTTGCGGTCCACCACCAATGCGGAACACTTGCACATCACTGAAGCTAGATGTATTGGCATAAGGAGAGAGTTCTTTCGTTAGTCCGTAGAAATACTCCTGAATCCTAGAGCTTCTCGCTACTTTACGGTAGTCACGGTTCCTAGCCACAACTCCACCTGACTTGTGAAGCTTCACCACGTCAACATTACTCTTACTCTTCAGCACGTCTTTAAGCATGCTGAAGAGCTTTTCTTGACCCAAGACAAGTACCACCGAGGCGTTGAATGTTTCTATTGCGTGGAGAAGCAGCTGCAAAACAAACACACAGAGAcagttattttttaaacaaaagctTTCAGAAGTAAACAGAACCAACGTTTACCTCATAACCGATACCATCGATCCATCCCATTGTGTTGATCACCATTCCAGCAGCTCGAGACTCAGGGTTCCCTAGAAACTGTCTCTCCAGCACTTGTGCAAGCTCCTTCACCATAGTTTTGTACAGTTCAACGTTGTTACTGAGAGAATAACGATAGAAAAAGTTCTTTTAAAGATACTCGTGGAGAAGAAAACAATAACAATTATGATGGGGGGAAGAGACGCTTACGCTGGTGTAGTGTGACCGTAGTAGTAGACGAGAGCCATATCTAGAGGAAACCCTTCAACAGGATCAAGCGGCATCTCTATAGGTGTAGCAGCAATAGAACCAGGTATTGTAATGGAGCCTTGGCCAACATCAAGGTCTACAAACGTAGGCTTCCATCCCTGTTTGGCTGCCCAACTAATAAGCATCTTAGTCAATGTGCTCTTCCCTGAATCCGTAGGCCCTACTACAATGACCCTAGGTCCCTGCACAAAGCCGATTCTATAAGAATCAAATGATACACAAGAACAAGATCAACAAAGAGAGGAGTACCTGAGGAGGTTCTGAGTCAGTAGATGTGAAAGCTTTAGCAAAACGTCTCCTTGCATCGAGTATGGCGTGTACATTAACGTAGCTGACCATTGGTGTCTACAAAAAAAGCTGAGAGCTTCTTAGTAATCAATCTTTTGCTCTGAAAGGAAGAGTGGAAGATGAAACAAGAACCCTTACCTCATCTGCTGTATAGTCTGTTTCTGTGACACCATCCATCTCAATGGTGGCTCCATACCAAGTGAAAACCTGACAAGAATCAAAAAAACGATCTTCAACTTCTGAAGAAATAGTTACCGAAACCACATCTCCTCATAATCTCTATAAGAACTAACTTAACCGTTCTTAACTGATTCGTCATGATACAACCTAAAGCTTAAGCCCTTtcatcccaaaaaaaaaacacaaagacCATAAAGTCTTCAACTTTACCCAACCCATGAAGGCTAGAGGAGTGAATTTGATAGAAACTCAAATTAGTAACCAGAAGGAAACAACACACAAGAGAGAAACTTGGCAGAACCACAAATCTACTCATAGATCACCAGACGAACTAACTTAACGGTTCTAAAAACTGATTCATCATGTTTACTAGCTAAAGCttaagtctttcatctcaaacaaaacacaaacaccatAAAGTCTTAAACTTTACCAAACCCATGAAGGCAAGAGGATGAACTTGATAGCAACTCAAAGAACATACTTGGAGATTAAATAACCATAACTAATATTATTACTACCTAAGCCTAAGCCTTTCATCCCATAAAGAAGACAGAGAGACCATAAAGTCTTAAACTTTACCCAACCCATGAATGCCAAAGAGTGAACTTGATAGCAATTCAAGAACACACTTGGAGATAGAGGAACCATAACGTACCGCAAATTTGAGGCGAGGAGGGAAGGTGCGCCAGATCTCAGGAGGAAGCTCAGCGCCGAATATCTCAGCCGTCCCGTTAACGACACGGAGTCTGAGAGGCTCGTCGGAGACTTCGATTCTTAGCTCGCTTTCTCTGTCCAGCTTCACCTGCTTCAGATTACTAGAAGAACCTCCAGGAATGGCACCACTCATAGCCGGTGGGTTCATCGACGGGCCACCGTAAGCCATGACAGAACAATCAATATCTAAGAGAAGAGAACGAGAAGGGTCAATGGCGAGAAGATAAACGACGGCGAAGGATGAACGGAGATGCAATGGCGAAGAGAACTGATGTCATTACTTGGGGCGGATCTTTAGCTTTTATTGTGGtctgtttcctttttttctatAAGGGTAAAATTGGAATATTAAATTATTCCCGGTTCGAATCGCGCCAAAGCATAAACCAAACAGCTTTTTGGGCTCACACTGTGTGAAGGTAAATGTGGCTGCTTCTTTTGTGTTGTGTAGAGATAGATGCTCACGGAGTGTGCTTTGCTCCTTTGTGAAGGTAATGTAATCCTCTTGCCTTTGTTTCCAAGTTAACGGTGGATTCTTTGTGTGTTTATAGATGCTCTCACAGAGTTTTTCAAACGCCATGATGTAATAGTAATGAGACTTATGTTGTATTACAGTATAAGTCCATACATCCTTTTAGGACGAATATAACTCTTCTTTTGGAGAGCAGACCCCTCCCAAAGTTAAGTTTTTGATCACAACTTTGGTTTTGTAgtctataactttttttttttggtgtaaatgt
The window above is part of the Brassica napus cultivar Da-Ae chromosome C3, Da-Ae, whole genome shotgun sequence genome. Proteins encoded here:
- the LOC106452813 gene encoding protein CLP1 homolog, which gives rise to MAYGGPSMNPPAMSGAIPGGSSSNLKQVKLDRESELRIEVSDEPLRLRVVNGTAEIFGAELPPEIWRTFPPRLKFAVFTWYGATIEMDGVTETDYTADETPMVSYVNVHAILDARRRFAKAFTSTDSEPPQGPRVIVVGPTDSGKSTLTKMLISWAAKQGWKPTFVDLDVGQGSITIPGSIAATPIEMPLDPVEGFPLDMALVYYYGHTTPANNVELYKTMVKELAQVLERQFLGNPESRAAGMVINTMGWIDGIGYELLLHAIETFNASVVLVLGQEKLFSMLKDVLKSKSNVDVVKLHKSGGVVARNRDYRKVARSSRIQEYFYGLTKELSPYANTSSFSDVQVFRIGGGPQAPRSALPIGSDPVSNPLRVTPVNIEERDLLHSILAVSYAEEPDQIVSSNVSGFVYVTEVDVLRKKITYLAPSPGALPSKILVAGSLTWLESH